One Natator depressus isolate rNatDep1 chromosome 13, rNatDep2.hap1, whole genome shotgun sequence genomic region harbors:
- the BIRC7 gene encoding baculoviral IAP repeat-containing protein 7 isoform X3, with protein sequence MEDSFPPEEIRSGPRHFQLSKTSMRSEEKRLRTFRQWPESSPVSATDLAKAGFFFLGPGDRVQCFCCGGILRSWEAEDQPMREHQKFFPTCKFICGEDVGNQRMLPFLEILDYVDGQILSLLQRMDVEETALPSQPEYPEMETEAMRLATFQSWPPYTELYPEQLARAGFFYTGQGDTVRCFYCDGSLRNWELGDDPWREHAKWFPRCEFLLQSRGRDFVSSIQDSDFNTPVAPGGFWQQAEQDPPAPQERVERETGVPGQRRDAQAECSKESAELPLSTEEQLRRLQEERMCKVCMDKDVSVVFVPCGHLVVCVECAPSLRRCPICRAVIRGSVRTFMS encoded by the exons ATGGAGGACAGCTTTCCCCCAGAGGAGATCAGGTCTGGGCCAAGGCATTTTCAGCTGTCTAAGACCAGCATGCGGAGCGAGGAGAAGAGACTGAGGACTTTTCGGCAGTGGCCAGAGAGCtcacctgtctctgccacagacctggCTAAGGCTGGCTTTTTCTTCCTGGGTCCTGGTGACCGAGTGCAGTGCTTCTGCTGTGGTGGTATcttgaggagctgggaggctgagGATCAACCCATGCGAGAGCACCAAAAATTTTTTCCTACCTGTAAGTTCATCTGTGGTGAAGATGTTGGCAACCAGCGGATGCTCCCCTTTCTGGAGATCTTGGACTATGTGGATGGGCAGATCCTCAGCCTCCTACAGAGGATGgatgtggaagagacggccctaCCCAGTCAACCAGAATACCCGGAGATGGAAACCGAGGCGATGCGACTAGCCACTTTCCAGAGCTGGCCACCATACACAGAGCTGTATCCTGAGCAACTGGCCAGAGCAGGGTTCTTCTATACAG GTCAAGGTGACACTGTGAGGTGTTTTTACTGTGATGGCAGCTTGAGGAACTGGGAGCTTGGAGATGACCCCTGGAGGGAACATGCCAAATGGTTTCCAAG GTGTGAGTTTTTGCTGCAGTCAAGGGGCAGAGACTTTGTTAGCAGCATTCAGGACTCTGACTTCAACACTCCGGTAGCTCCA GGAGGCTTCTGGCAACAGGCTGAACAagatccccctgcaccccaag AGCGTGTGGAGAGGGAGACGGGTGTGCCAGGACAAAGACGAGACGCACAGGCCGAGTGCTCAAAAGAATCAG CAGAGCTTCCACTGAGTACAGAGGAGCAGTTGCGACGGTTGCAGGAGGAGAGGATGTGCAAAGTGTGCATGGACAAAGATGTGTCCGTTGTCTTTGTTCCTTGTGGCCACTTGGTGGTGTGTGTGGAGTGTGCCCCCAGCCTGAGACGGTGCCCCATCTGCAGAGCGGTCATCCGGGGAAGTGTGAGGACTTTCATGTCCTGA
- the BIRC7 gene encoding baculoviral IAP repeat-containing protein 7 isoform X1, which yields MEDSFPPEEIRSGPRHFQLSKTSMRSEEKRLRTFRQWPESSPVSATDLAKAGFFFLGPGDRVQCFCCGGILRSWEAEDQPMREHQKFFPTCKFICGEDVGNQRMLPFLEILDYVDGQILSLLQRMDVEETALPSQPEYPEMETEAMRLATFQSWPPYTELYPEQLARAGFFYTGQGDTVRCFYCDGSLRNWELGDDPWREHAKWFPRCEFLLQSRGRDFVSSIQDSDFNTPVAPGGFWQQAEQDPPAPQDSEGNRELSSFPVDQSSIVQDVLQMGFDHSLVMSLVQSRHLLTGTCYLSVSELVSDLLQVDGEESSSAEERERVERETGVPGQRRDAQAECSKESAELPLSTEEQLRRLQEERMCKVCMDKDVSVVFVPCGHLVVCVECAPSLRRCPICRAVIRGSVRTFMS from the exons ATGGAGGACAGCTTTCCCCCAGAGGAGATCAGGTCTGGGCCAAGGCATTTTCAGCTGTCTAAGACCAGCATGCGGAGCGAGGAGAAGAGACTGAGGACTTTTCGGCAGTGGCCAGAGAGCtcacctgtctctgccacagacctggCTAAGGCTGGCTTTTTCTTCCTGGGTCCTGGTGACCGAGTGCAGTGCTTCTGCTGTGGTGGTATcttgaggagctgggaggctgagGATCAACCCATGCGAGAGCACCAAAAATTTTTTCCTACCTGTAAGTTCATCTGTGGTGAAGATGTTGGCAACCAGCGGATGCTCCCCTTTCTGGAGATCTTGGACTATGTGGATGGGCAGATCCTCAGCCTCCTACAGAGGATGgatgtggaagagacggccctaCCCAGTCAACCAGAATACCCGGAGATGGAAACCGAGGCGATGCGACTAGCCACTTTCCAGAGCTGGCCACCATACACAGAGCTGTATCCTGAGCAACTGGCCAGAGCAGGGTTCTTCTATACAG GTCAAGGTGACACTGTGAGGTGTTTTTACTGTGATGGCAGCTTGAGGAACTGGGAGCTTGGAGATGACCCCTGGAGGGAACATGCCAAATGGTTTCCAAG GTGTGAGTTTTTGCTGCAGTCAAGGGGCAGAGACTTTGTTAGCAGCATTCAGGACTCTGACTTCAACACTCCGGTAGCTCCA GGAGGCTTCTGGCAACAGGCTGAACAagatccccctgcaccccaag ATTCTGAGGGGAATCGGGAATTGTCATCTTTTCCTGTGGATCAGTCTTCCATAGTGCAGGATGTCCTGCAGATGGGCTTTGACCACAGCTTGGTGATGAGCTTGGTGCAGAGTAGACACCTGCTGACTGGCACCTGCTACTTATCTGTGTCCGAACTGGTCTCGGATCTGCTTCAGGTAGATGGGGAAgaaagcagcagtgcagaagaaagaG AGCGTGTGGAGAGGGAGACGGGTGTGCCAGGACAAAGACGAGACGCACAGGCCGAGTGCTCAAAAGAATCAG CAGAGCTTCCACTGAGTACAGAGGAGCAGTTGCGACGGTTGCAGGAGGAGAGGATGTGCAAAGTGTGCATGGACAAAGATGTGTCCGTTGTCTTTGTTCCTTGTGGCCACTTGGTGGTGTGTGTGGAGTGTGCCCCCAGCCTGAGACGGTGCCCCATCTGCAGAGCGGTCATCCGGGGAAGTGTGAGGACTTTCATGTCCTGA
- the BIRC7 gene encoding baculoviral IAP repeat-containing protein 7 isoform X4 encodes MEDSFPPEEIRSGPRHFQLSKTSMRSEEKRLRTFRQWPESSPVSATDLAKAGFFFLGPGDRVQCFCCGGILRSWEAEDQPMREHQKFFPTCKFICGEDVGNQRMLPFLEILDYVDGQILSLLQRMDVEETALPSQPEYPEMETEAMRLATFQSWPPYTELYPEQLARAGFFYTGQGDTVRCFYCDGSLRNWELGDDPWREHAKWFPRCEFLLQSRGRDFVSSIQDSDFNTPVAPGGFWQQAEQDPPAPQERVERETGVPGQRRDAQAECSKESELPLSTEEQLRRLQEERMCKVCMDKDVSVVFVPCGHLVVCVECAPSLRRCPICRAVIRGSVRTFMS; translated from the exons ATGGAGGACAGCTTTCCCCCAGAGGAGATCAGGTCTGGGCCAAGGCATTTTCAGCTGTCTAAGACCAGCATGCGGAGCGAGGAGAAGAGACTGAGGACTTTTCGGCAGTGGCCAGAGAGCtcacctgtctctgccacagacctggCTAAGGCTGGCTTTTTCTTCCTGGGTCCTGGTGACCGAGTGCAGTGCTTCTGCTGTGGTGGTATcttgaggagctgggaggctgagGATCAACCCATGCGAGAGCACCAAAAATTTTTTCCTACCTGTAAGTTCATCTGTGGTGAAGATGTTGGCAACCAGCGGATGCTCCCCTTTCTGGAGATCTTGGACTATGTGGATGGGCAGATCCTCAGCCTCCTACAGAGGATGgatgtggaagagacggccctaCCCAGTCAACCAGAATACCCGGAGATGGAAACCGAGGCGATGCGACTAGCCACTTTCCAGAGCTGGCCACCATACACAGAGCTGTATCCTGAGCAACTGGCCAGAGCAGGGTTCTTCTATACAG GTCAAGGTGACACTGTGAGGTGTTTTTACTGTGATGGCAGCTTGAGGAACTGGGAGCTTGGAGATGACCCCTGGAGGGAACATGCCAAATGGTTTCCAAG GTGTGAGTTTTTGCTGCAGTCAAGGGGCAGAGACTTTGTTAGCAGCATTCAGGACTCTGACTTCAACACTCCGGTAGCTCCA GGAGGCTTCTGGCAACAGGCTGAACAagatccccctgcaccccaag AGCGTGTGGAGAGGGAGACGGGTGTGCCAGGACAAAGACGAGACGCACAGGCCGAGTGCTCAAAAGAATCAG AGCTTCCACTGAGTACAGAGGAGCAGTTGCGACGGTTGCAGGAGGAGAGGATGTGCAAAGTGTGCATGGACAAAGATGTGTCCGTTGTCTTTGTTCCTTGTGGCCACTTGGTGGTGTGTGTGGAGTGTGCCCCCAGCCTGAGACGGTGCCCCATCTGCAGAGCGGTCATCCGGGGAAGTGTGAGGACTTTCATGTCCTGA
- the BIRC7 gene encoding baculoviral IAP repeat-containing protein 7 isoform X2, producing MEDSFPPEEIRSGPRHFQLSKTSMRSEEKRLRTFRQWPESSPVSATDLAKAGFFFLGPGDRVQCFCCGGILRSWEAEDQPMREHQKFFPTCKFICGEDVGNQRMLPFLEILDYVDGQILSLLQRMDVEETALPSQPEYPEMETEAMRLATFQSWPPYTELYPEQLARAGFFYTGQGDTVRCFYCDGSLRNWELGDDPWREHAKWFPRCEFLLQSRGRDFVSSIQDSDFNTPVAPGGFWQQAEQDPPAPQDSEGNRELSSFPVDQSSIVQDVLQMGFDHSLVMSLVQSRHLLTGTCYLSVSELVSDLLQVDGEESSSAEERERVERETGVPGQRRDAQAECSKESELPLSTEEQLRRLQEERMCKVCMDKDVSVVFVPCGHLVVCVECAPSLRRCPICRAVIRGSVRTFMS from the exons ATGGAGGACAGCTTTCCCCCAGAGGAGATCAGGTCTGGGCCAAGGCATTTTCAGCTGTCTAAGACCAGCATGCGGAGCGAGGAGAAGAGACTGAGGACTTTTCGGCAGTGGCCAGAGAGCtcacctgtctctgccacagacctggCTAAGGCTGGCTTTTTCTTCCTGGGTCCTGGTGACCGAGTGCAGTGCTTCTGCTGTGGTGGTATcttgaggagctgggaggctgagGATCAACCCATGCGAGAGCACCAAAAATTTTTTCCTACCTGTAAGTTCATCTGTGGTGAAGATGTTGGCAACCAGCGGATGCTCCCCTTTCTGGAGATCTTGGACTATGTGGATGGGCAGATCCTCAGCCTCCTACAGAGGATGgatgtggaagagacggccctaCCCAGTCAACCAGAATACCCGGAGATGGAAACCGAGGCGATGCGACTAGCCACTTTCCAGAGCTGGCCACCATACACAGAGCTGTATCCTGAGCAACTGGCCAGAGCAGGGTTCTTCTATACAG GTCAAGGTGACACTGTGAGGTGTTTTTACTGTGATGGCAGCTTGAGGAACTGGGAGCTTGGAGATGACCCCTGGAGGGAACATGCCAAATGGTTTCCAAG GTGTGAGTTTTTGCTGCAGTCAAGGGGCAGAGACTTTGTTAGCAGCATTCAGGACTCTGACTTCAACACTCCGGTAGCTCCA GGAGGCTTCTGGCAACAGGCTGAACAagatccccctgcaccccaag ATTCTGAGGGGAATCGGGAATTGTCATCTTTTCCTGTGGATCAGTCTTCCATAGTGCAGGATGTCCTGCAGATGGGCTTTGACCACAGCTTGGTGATGAGCTTGGTGCAGAGTAGACACCTGCTGACTGGCACCTGCTACTTATCTGTGTCCGAACTGGTCTCGGATCTGCTTCAGGTAGATGGGGAAgaaagcagcagtgcagaagaaagaG AGCGTGTGGAGAGGGAGACGGGTGTGCCAGGACAAAGACGAGACGCACAGGCCGAGTGCTCAAAAGAATCAG AGCTTCCACTGAGTACAGAGGAGCAGTTGCGACGGTTGCAGGAGGAGAGGATGTGCAAAGTGTGCATGGACAAAGATGTGTCCGTTGTCTTTGTTCCTTGTGGCCACTTGGTGGTGTGTGTGGAGTGTGCCCCCAGCCTGAGACGGTGCCCCATCTGCAGAGCGGTCATCCGGGGAAGTGTGAGGACTTTCATGTCCTGA